In a genomic window of Verrucomicrobiota bacterium:
- the rodA gene encoding rod shape-determining protein RodA: MFTANHPLNRREPKLDWSLLCALLGLMVLGAAFIHSARLAIESNHVDFWSKLWCRQLAWYAAGTIGFAAIGYVDYKTLARWSYVGYWGAILLLVAVLIPHIGALKFGARRWIDFGSFQFQPSEFAKIAFIIAMANYLSRPPDELRQPKVFFGALGLMALPFVLILKEPDLGSALVLLPVGLVMLFISGAPFRYIRNLVIGVGLLVTLLLVDVLFAPAKWRIPLEDYQRRRLLVYFNRDYRDFAPPDATRAQLQRARLQQRTDSYNVEQALISVGSGGLTGTGWRQGTQNLLGYLPRGVAHNDFIFSVIAEESGFIGSIVVLSLYGVILFTGIRIAGQARDRLGKTMAVGVVTLFFSHVLINIGMNIRLMPVTGVPLPLLSYGGTSVLASLVAAGLLQNIYMHRKSY; encoded by the coding sequence ATGTTCACCGCCAACCATCCGCTGAACCGCCGCGAGCCCAAGCTCGACTGGTCGCTGCTGTGCGCGTTGCTCGGCCTGATGGTGCTCGGCGCCGCGTTCATCCACAGCGCGCGCCTCGCGATCGAAAGCAACCACGTGGACTTTTGGAGCAAGCTCTGGTGCCGGCAACTCGCGTGGTATGCGGCGGGCACCATCGGCTTCGCCGCCATCGGCTACGTGGACTACAAGACGCTCGCGCGCTGGTCGTATGTCGGCTACTGGGGCGCGATCCTGCTGCTCGTGGCGGTCCTCATCCCGCACATCGGCGCCCTCAAGTTCGGCGCGCGCCGGTGGATTGACTTCGGCTCGTTCCAGTTCCAGCCGTCGGAGTTCGCCAAGATTGCGTTCATCATCGCGATGGCGAACTACCTGAGCCGGCCGCCGGATGAGCTGCGACAGCCGAAAGTGTTCTTCGGCGCGCTCGGGCTGATGGCCCTGCCCTTCGTGCTGATCCTCAAGGAGCCCGACCTCGGCTCCGCGCTCGTGCTGCTGCCGGTCGGGCTCGTGATGCTGTTCATTTCCGGCGCGCCGTTCCGATACATCCGCAACCTCGTCATCGGGGTCGGCCTGCTCGTGACGTTGCTGCTGGTGGACGTGCTCTTCGCGCCGGCCAAGTGGCGCATCCCGCTCGAGGATTACCAGCGCCGGCGGCTGCTGGTCTACTTCAACCGCGACTATCGCGACTTTGCGCCGCCCGACGCGACGCGGGCGCAGTTGCAGCGCGCGCGGCTCCAGCAGCGCACGGATTCCTACAACGTCGAGCAGGCGCTCATCTCCGTCGGCTCCGGCGGACTCACGGGCACGGGCTGGCGGCAGGGCACGCAGAACCTGCTCGGCTACCTGCCGCGCGGCGTGGCGCACAACGACTTCATCTTCTCCGTCATCGCGGAGGAAAGCGGCTTCATCGGGAGCATCGTCGTGCTCTCGCTCTACGGGGTGATTCTGTTCACCGGGATCAGGATCGCCGGCCAGGCGCGCGACCGCCTCGGCAAGACCATGGCCGTCGGGGTGGTCACCCTCTTCTTCAGCCATGTCCTCATCAACATCGGAATGAACATCCGACTGATGCCCGTCACGGGCGTGCCACTGCCGCTGTTAAGTTATGGCGGAACCTCAGTGCTCGCCTCGCTCGTCGCAGCGGGCCTCCTTCAGAACATCTACATGCACCGCAAATCCTACTGA